One Epidermidibacterium keratini DNA segment encodes these proteins:
- a CDS encoding catalase → MSARSADGAKKPAKKAAKKTAGKAPSKAAKNTSNDIPGRPGVESPSVDEPTTPADPPAPHPDQEGPQTRSATGAETGAAPQTQAQQGKFLTTAQGARLYDTDHSLKAGRRGPVLLQDHHLREKITHFDHERIPERVVHARGAAAHGVFESYGNAGSVTHANFLAEGRRTPVFVRFSTVLGSRGSADTVRDTRGFAVKFYSDEGTFDLVGNNIPVFFIQDAIKFPDVIHAGKPQPDREIPQAQSAHDTFWDFVSLHTEAQHHTIWNMSDRAIPRSYRMMEGFGIHTFRMTNADGQTSLVKFHWKPVLGVHSLTWEEAQLIAGADPDFHRRDLADAIEAGAYPEWELGLQVVPDNPEQTFEGIDLLDPTKLIPEELAEVQLVGRLTLNRNPINYFAETEQVAFHPGHLPPGIDVTDDPLLQGRLFSYLDTQLTRLGGPNFAQLPINRPHAPVNDNLRDGFGQQADHTGVAPYKPNSLDGGCPFTAGADDRAFVEAVATVEEGRKTREQPASFDDHFSQARLFWTSLSPTEQDHVVAAYSFELGKCWHEEIKQRQVQCLANIDPVLCEQVATALGLDVPAPTETPDTSVAPSPALSQLGEQWPSEGRTVGIVIADSAPEGLAALQDEIVAAGMVPLIIAPHGGQIDGIPVQRTFATARSVEFDTLLVPANPAPAADALGVRDAKAGAPAAGPTDPRVALLINEAWRHAKAIGAWGPGAELLDSLGYAGSPGVVTGTAADDVLTQIIALLGAHRVWERFPSALA, encoded by the coding sequence CCGCTCCGCCGACGGCGCCAAGAAGCCGGCCAAGAAAGCGGCAAAGAAGACCGCTGGCAAGGCCCCTAGCAAGGCCGCCAAGAACACCTCCAACGACATCCCGGGCCGTCCGGGGGTTGAGAGCCCGTCAGTCGACGAGCCGACCACGCCGGCCGATCCGCCCGCTCCGCATCCCGACCAGGAAGGCCCGCAGACCCGGTCCGCGACCGGCGCTGAGACGGGAGCGGCACCGCAGACCCAGGCACAGCAGGGCAAGTTTCTCACCACCGCGCAGGGTGCCCGCCTGTATGACACCGACCATTCGCTGAAGGCCGGGCGCCGCGGGCCGGTCCTGCTGCAGGACCACCACCTGCGCGAGAAGATCACCCACTTCGACCATGAGCGCATCCCGGAGCGCGTCGTGCACGCGCGCGGTGCTGCCGCCCACGGCGTCTTCGAGTCCTATGGCAACGCCGGCTCGGTGACTCACGCGAACTTCCTCGCCGAGGGCCGGCGTACGCCGGTCTTCGTCCGCTTCTCGACCGTGCTCGGATCGCGCGGCTCGGCTGACACGGTGCGTGACACCCGCGGGTTCGCGGTGAAGTTCTACTCCGATGAAGGCACCTTTGACCTGGTCGGCAACAACATCCCGGTCTTCTTCATCCAGGACGCCATCAAGTTCCCCGACGTCATCCACGCAGGCAAGCCGCAACCGGACCGGGAGATCCCGCAGGCGCAGAGCGCGCACGACACGTTCTGGGACTTCGTCTCGCTGCACACCGAGGCCCAGCACCACACGATCTGGAACATGTCCGACCGCGCGATCCCGCGGTCCTACCGGATGATGGAGGGCTTTGGCATCCACACGTTCCGGATGACCAATGCCGATGGCCAGACGTCGCTGGTGAAGTTCCACTGGAAGCCGGTGCTGGGCGTGCACTCGCTGACGTGGGAGGAGGCGCAGCTCATCGCCGGCGCCGACCCGGACTTCCACCGCCGCGACCTCGCCGACGCGATCGAGGCCGGCGCCTACCCCGAGTGGGAACTCGGCCTGCAGGTCGTGCCCGACAACCCCGAGCAGACCTTCGAAGGCATCGACCTGCTCGATCCGACCAAGCTGATCCCGGAGGAGCTCGCCGAGGTGCAGCTCGTCGGCCGGTTGACGCTGAACCGCAACCCGATCAACTACTTCGCCGAGACCGAGCAGGTCGCCTTCCACCCCGGACACCTGCCACCGGGCATCGACGTCACCGACGACCCGCTGCTGCAGGGGCGACTGTTCTCCTACCTCGACACGCAGCTCACCCGGCTGGGCGGACCCAACTTCGCACAGTTGCCGATCAACCGTCCGCACGCGCCGGTTAACGACAACCTGCGCGACGGTTTCGGTCAGCAGGCCGACCACACCGGCGTAGCGCCGTACAAGCCGAACTCGCTCGACGGCGGCTGCCCCTTCACCGCAGGCGCCGATGACCGCGCCTTCGTGGAAGCGGTGGCGACGGTTGAAGAGGGCCGCAAGACACGCGAACAACCCGCGTCCTTCGACGATCACTTCAGCCAGGCGCGGCTGTTTTGGACGAGCCTGTCACCGACGGAGCAGGACCACGTCGTCGCGGCATACAGCTTCGAGCTCGGCAAGTGCTGGCACGAGGAGATCAAGCAGCGTCAGGTGCAGTGCCTTGCCAATATCGACCCCGTCCTGTGCGAGCAGGTCGCGACGGCCCTCGGGCTAGATGTGCCCGCTCCGACGGAGACTCCCGATACCTCGGTCGCGCCGAGCCCGGCACTCTCGCAGCTTGGCGAGCAGTGGCCGAGCGAGGGGCGGACCGTCGGGATCGTCATCGCGGACTCAGCGCCTGAGGGTCTGGCCGCGCTGCAGGACGAGATCGTGGCAGCCGGAATGGTTCCGCTCATCATTGCCCCGCATGGCGGGCAGATCGACGGCATCCCCGTGCAGCGCACGTTCGCGACCGCACGCTCGGTCGAGTTCGACACGCTCCTGGTCCCGGCCAATCCCGCTCCCGCCGCCGATGCGTTGGGAGTGCGCGATGCCAAGGCCGGAGCACCCGCTGCCGGACCGACCGACCCTCGGGTGGCCCTGCTGATCAACGAGGCCTGGCGACATGCCAAGGCCATCGGTGCGTGGGGTCCGGGCGCCGAGCTGCTGGACTCGCTCGGCTACGCCGGCTCACCCGGCGTCGTGACCGGCACCGCGGCCGACGACGTACTCACCCAGATCATCGCCCTGCTCGGTGCCCACCGGGTCTGGGAGCGCTTTCCCAGCGCTCTGGCGTAA
- a CDS encoding flavodoxin family protein, with product MSLSALVLNCTLKPSPAVSSSELIGTQILDELGKQDVTGEILRVVDHNVRFGVSADEGDGDGWPDIRARMLAADVLVLATPIWMGQPSSVCKMVLERLDAELSESDDEGRLLTYNKVAAIGVVGNEDGAHHVSAELCQALTDVGFTLAPNATTYWVGEAMGSIDYNDLDPSPEKTVSATQTLAVNVAHLARLLSNSGYPPSE from the coding sequence ATGAGCTTGTCTGCGCTCGTGCTGAATTGCACCCTTAAGCCCTCGCCGGCGGTGTCCTCGTCCGAGTTGATCGGCACCCAGATTCTTGATGAGCTGGGAAAGCAGGACGTAACCGGGGAGATCCTGCGCGTCGTCGATCACAACGTACGGTTCGGGGTCTCAGCCGACGAAGGAGACGGCGATGGCTGGCCCGATATCCGGGCTCGGATGCTTGCGGCGGACGTATTAGTTCTCGCGACTCCGATCTGGATGGGCCAGCCGTCGTCGGTCTGCAAGATGGTGCTTGAGCGTCTTGACGCCGAGTTGTCAGAGTCCGATGACGAAGGCCGGCTGCTGACCTACAACAAGGTCGCCGCCATTGGCGTCGTCGGTAACGAGGACGGCGCCCATCACGTGAGCGCTGAGCTGTGCCAGGCGCTGACCGACGTCGGGTTCACCCTCGCGCCGAACGCGACGACCTACTGGGTGGGCGAAGCGATGGGCAGTATCGACTACAACGACCTCGACCCCTCACCGGAGAAGACCGTATCGGCGACCCAGACCCTCGCCGTCAACGTCGCCCACCTCGCCCGCCTGCTGTCCAATTCCGGCTACCCGCCCTCCGAGTAG
- a CDS encoding MBL fold metallo-hydrolase, with protein sequence MADLIELGRHTTVLGGPDLGKYPSGNPLLVQGADSRVLIDSAVGVQLPEVDAVLLSHFHEDHTVGIGARPELPVQIHARDLAGVQTVEGFAAASGFPGEEYARELTEVFQHQGVAQAQPFADDAHWDLGGGVTITAVPLPGHTFGHSGFLIEPDGVFFTADVDLSSFGPFYGDVEASLTDTRESLARCSQVEAAHYATFHHKRVVEGRDELLRLLAAYADVLTRREQAVLDLLTEPRELDELVGQGIVYRPGKVPAYAVESERRMVARHLDELVLRGAVLHEDERYALM encoded by the coding sequence ATGGCTGACCTCATCGAACTTGGCCGGCACACCACGGTGCTCGGTGGCCCGGACCTCGGCAAGTACCCATCCGGCAACCCGCTGCTCGTGCAGGGCGCCGACTCCCGCGTGTTGATCGACTCCGCCGTCGGCGTGCAGCTGCCCGAGGTCGACGCGGTCCTGCTCAGCCACTTCCACGAAGACCACACCGTAGGGATCGGCGCGCGGCCCGAGCTGCCGGTGCAGATTCATGCGCGCGACCTCGCCGGTGTGCAGACCGTCGAGGGCTTCGCGGCCGCCTCAGGCTTCCCCGGCGAGGAGTACGCGCGCGAGCTCACCGAGGTGTTTCAGCATCAGGGAGTCGCTCAGGCGCAGCCGTTCGCCGACGACGCGCACTGGGACCTCGGCGGCGGCGTCACCATCACCGCCGTACCGCTGCCGGGACATACCTTTGGCCACAGCGGTTTCTTGATCGAGCCAGACGGAGTCTTCTTCACCGCCGACGTCGACCTGTCGAGCTTCGGGCCGTTCTACGGCGATGTCGAGGCCTCACTCACCGATACCCGCGAGTCGCTCGCCCGCTGCTCGCAAGTGGAAGCCGCCCACTACGCGACGTTCCACCACAAACGCGTCGTCGAAGGACGCGATGAGTTGCTCAGGCTCCTCGCGGCGTACGCCGACGTGCTCACCCGACGCGAGCAAGCCGTGCTCGACCTGCTCACCGAGCCGCGTGAGCTCGATGAGCTGGTCGGGCAGGGCATTGTCTATCGCCCAGGCAAAGTTCCGGCGTACGCCGTCGAGTCCGAGCGACGAATGGTCGCTCGGCACCTCGACGAGCTGGTCTTGCGTGGCGCCGTACTCCACGAGGACGAGCGCTACGCGCTCATGTAG
- a CDS encoding ABC transporter substrate-binding protein, translating into MIRKTTTSAVAAALTTALVLTGCSTKAADSSGGGGGGGLKTDVGVTDDTISLGIQTDLSGAFKVGGLGATQANQMWVEEVNANGGICERQIEIDTQDNNYKPDNALPLYDQQKTKVLGLLQLLGSPVLAALKQKLASDNMLAATTSWASSNLDIESPLMIGETYDVEMINGLAWLKSEGKISDGDKIGHIYVDSEYGQNAALGVKYYAEQYNLDVSSEPIAATDSDMTAIVAKLKDAGVKAILLTTSPAATGSIAVQNVSQNLNVPLMGNGPTFAPSLLADQSLIEPLKQFWFVSSFAPMSADIPKAKELLATYQEKFTDKPQPSVFQGYTAGIVWGEILKQACDDGDLTRQGVMDARKKLTDVDTEGLTGTLDFSDPGAPTTREGFVLTVDPSTADGLTIVKDLSASDDAKKYKTPYQK; encoded by the coding sequence ATGATCCGTAAGACCACGACGTCGGCTGTCGCCGCAGCGCTGACTACCGCGCTCGTCCTTACCGGCTGCAGCACGAAGGCAGCCGACTCCTCCGGCGGCGGAGGAGGCGGTGGGCTCAAGACCGATGTGGGCGTCACCGACGACACCATCAGCCTCGGCATCCAGACCGACCTCTCCGGCGCCTTCAAGGTCGGTGGTCTCGGTGCGACGCAGGCCAACCAGATGTGGGTCGAGGAGGTCAACGCGAACGGCGGCATCTGCGAGCGGCAGATCGAGATCGACACGCAGGACAACAACTACAAGCCCGACAACGCGCTGCCGCTGTATGACCAGCAGAAGACCAAGGTCCTCGGTCTGCTGCAGCTGCTCGGCTCGCCGGTCCTCGCTGCGCTGAAGCAGAAGCTGGCCTCGGACAACATGCTTGCCGCGACCACCTCCTGGGCATCGAGCAACCTCGATATCGAGTCGCCGTTGATGATCGGCGAGACCTACGACGTCGAGATGATCAACGGGCTCGCCTGGTTGAAGTCCGAAGGCAAGATCTCCGACGGCGACAAGATCGGCCACATCTACGTCGACTCCGAGTACGGGCAGAACGCCGCTCTCGGGGTGAAGTACTACGCCGAGCAGTACAACCTCGACGTGAGCTCCGAGCCGATCGCCGCGACTGACAGCGACATGACCGCAATCGTCGCGAAGCTGAAAGACGCTGGTGTCAAGGCGATTTTGCTGACGACGAGCCCGGCGGCGACCGGCTCCATTGCCGTGCAAAACGTCTCGCAGAACCTCAACGTCCCGCTGATGGGCAATGGCCCCACGTTCGCGCCTTCGTTGCTGGCCGACCAGTCGCTGATCGAGCCGCTGAAGCAGTTCTGGTTCGTCAGCTCGTTTGCCCCGATGAGTGCAGACATCCCGAAGGCTAAGGAATTGCTGGCGACGTACCAGGAGAAGTTCACCGACAAGCCGCAGCCGTCGGTCTTCCAGGGCTACACCGCCGGCATCGTGTGGGGCGAGATCCTCAAGCAGGCCTGTGACGACGGCGATCTGACCCGTCAGGGCGTGATGGACGCACGCAAGAAGCTGACCGACGTCGACACCGAGGGCCTGACTGGCACGCTCGACTTCTCAGATCCGGGCGCGCCGACGACCCGTGAGGGCTTCGTGCTCACCGTCGACCCGTCGACCGCTGACGGGCTGACGATCGTGAAGGACCTGTCGGCCTCTGACGACGCGAAGAAGTACAAGACGCCGTACCAGAAGTAG
- a CDS encoding hemerythrin domain-containing protein, which translates to MANNTVIDLGRPMQGDIIALIIDDHARFEHLLRMLRDTSSDRDAVRQAFSALHVAHAEVEEEFIYPVLRKRDAIGEHEEEHGEEEHAEGNEALLAVLELKGTDTQAFEDAVEKLSNVVAHHLAEEELSILNPAREELPEKRRRELGDVWCRERAKQLDSDCGRISNVRRIVKKAEREGLLDDE; encoded by the coding sequence ATGGCCAACAACACCGTTATCGATCTCGGTCGCCCGATGCAGGGCGACATTATCGCTCTCATTATTGATGATCACGCGCGCTTTGAGCATTTGCTGAGGATGCTGCGCGACACGTCCAGTGATCGCGACGCCGTGCGGCAGGCGTTCTCGGCACTGCACGTGGCGCACGCCGAGGTGGAGGAGGAGTTCATCTACCCGGTGCTGCGTAAGCGTGACGCGATCGGCGAGCACGAGGAGGAGCACGGCGAGGAGGAGCATGCCGAAGGCAACGAGGCGCTGCTCGCCGTACTCGAGCTGAAGGGCACCGATACGCAGGCGTTCGAGGACGCGGTCGAGAAGCTCAGCAACGTGGTCGCGCACCACCTCGCGGAGGAAGAGCTGTCGATCTTGAACCCGGCGCGCGAGGAGCTGCCCGAGAAGCGTCGCCGCGAGCTCGGCGACGTGTGGTGCCGCGAGCGCGCGAAGCAGCTCGACTCCGACTGTGGCCGCATCTCGAACGTGCGGCGGATCGTGAAGAAGGCCGAGCGCGAGGGCCTGCTCGACGACGAATAG
- a CDS encoding SDR family oxidoreductase — translation MTSSKSVVVTGAGSGIGRAVSLALLARGHRVALAGRRTDRLEETVGMAGPDARDRTVVVTADVTDPRQVESLFDAAVAAHGRVDAVFSNAGSWGSPGSVDEISAEQWREAVDLNVNGTFYCAAEAVRRMKSQTPQGGRVINNASISAHVPRPRSVAYTTTKHAITGLTKSIELDGRGYGVRATQIDIGNAATEMTSGISKGAVQADGSKRAEPTFDAAHVGELVAYVVELPLDVTMPWVTIAAAEMPWIARG, via the coding sequence ATGACGTCCAGCAAGAGCGTGGTGGTGACGGGGGCCGGCTCAGGGATCGGCCGGGCGGTAAGTCTCGCGCTGCTCGCGCGAGGTCATCGGGTGGCCTTGGCAGGCCGGCGTACCGACCGACTCGAGGAGACCGTCGGCATGGCCGGACCGGACGCGCGCGACCGCACCGTCGTCGTCACCGCAGATGTCACCGACCCTAGGCAGGTGGAGTCGCTGTTTGACGCCGCAGTCGCGGCGCACGGTCGTGTCGATGCGGTGTTCAGCAACGCGGGCTCGTGGGGAAGCCCGGGATCGGTCGATGAGATCAGCGCTGAGCAGTGGCGCGAAGCGGTCGACCTCAACGTCAACGGGACGTTCTACTGCGCGGCCGAAGCAGTGCGGCGCATGAAATCGCAGACACCGCAGGGTGGGCGCGTCATCAACAACGCCTCTATCTCCGCGCATGTGCCGCGCCCGCGGTCGGTCGCCTACACCACGACGAAGCACGCGATCACCGGCCTGACTAAGTCGATAGAGCTCGACGGTCGGGGGTACGGCGTACGCGCGACCCAGATCGACATTGGCAATGCCGCCACCGAGATGACGTCGGGCATCTCGAAAGGCGCAGTGCAAGCCGACGGGTCGAAACGTGCCGAGCCGACATTTGACGCGGCGCATGTCGGCGAGCTGGTCGCCTATGTGGTCGAGCTGCCACTTGATGTGACGATGCCGTGGGTGACGATCGCCGCTGCCGAGATGCCGTGGATCGCTCGCGGCTAG
- a CDS encoding dienelactone hydrolase family protein: MAEVVLFHHVLGLTPGVTDLADRLRAAGHSVHTPDLFEGKTFDSIEAGLEHVGDLGFGSVLDRGSAAVDGLPENVVYAGISLGVLPAQMLTQRRDGALGGIFLESCVPASEFGPWPTGVPAQVHGMDRDPSFAGEGDIDNAMALAESEPSVVVYTYPGDGHLFTDSSWSAYDAEATDLVLDRVLAFLAER, translated from the coding sequence ATGGCCGAGGTAGTCCTGTTTCATCATGTGTTGGGACTGACCCCCGGGGTCACCGACCTCGCCGATCGATTGCGCGCCGCGGGCCACTCGGTGCATACCCCAGATCTCTTTGAGGGCAAGACTTTCGACTCCATCGAGGCGGGACTTGAGCACGTCGGAGACCTCGGGTTTGGCTCCGTGCTCGACCGTGGATCTGCCGCAGTCGATGGCTTGCCGGAGAACGTCGTCTACGCCGGCATTTCTCTCGGCGTACTGCCGGCGCAGATGCTCACGCAGCGTCGCGACGGCGCCCTCGGCGGCATCTTCCTCGAGTCCTGCGTGCCCGCTTCGGAGTTCGGGCCCTGGCCGACTGGCGTCCCGGCGCAGGTGCACGGCATGGACCGCGACCCGTCCTTCGCCGGTGAGGGCGACATCGACAACGCGATGGCGCTCGCAGAGTCTGAGCCCAGCGTCGTCGTCTACACCTATCCGGGCGATGGTCACCTGTTTACCGACTCCAGCTGGTCGGCGTACGACGCCGAGGCCACCGATCTCGTGCTCGACCGCGTGTTGGCCTTTTTGGCCGAGCGCTGA
- a CDS encoding PHP domain-containing protein, which translates to MDSPLAPLSAPVSAEDALRRTAFLLERRMESSYRIEAFRKALDVVQALKPNELEYRIQLGTLQKIDGIGKTTASLITEAVQGKLPSYLAKLQDEAEPLAEGGAEIRAALRGDLHMHSNWSDGGSSIEAMAQTAIDLGHEYAVLTDHSPRLQVANGLSAERLTEQLEIIELMNSMFEDFRLLKGIEVDILDDGALDQTPEMLDRLDVVVASVHSKLRMPSREMTARMLEAVRTPRVNVLGHCTGRLIRGGRGKRPPSEFDAEAVFGACAENDVAVEINSRLEREDPPDDLIALALDAGCLFSIDSDAHAPGQLEFKAYGAARAERLGVPPERIVNTWPVDDLLSWANV; encoded by the coding sequence ATGGACTCTCCCCTCGCTCCGCTGTCCGCTCCGGTTTCTGCCGAAGATGCCCTGCGGCGTACGGCATTCTTACTCGAGCGCCGGATGGAGAGCAGTTATCGGATCGAGGCCTTCCGCAAGGCGCTCGACGTGGTGCAGGCGTTGAAACCGAACGAGCTGGAATACCGCATCCAGCTCGGCACCCTGCAGAAGATCGACGGGATCGGCAAGACCACGGCGTCACTGATCACCGAGGCAGTGCAGGGAAAACTCCCGTCATACTTGGCCAAGTTGCAGGATGAGGCTGAGCCGCTGGCCGAGGGCGGCGCCGAGATCCGCGCGGCGCTGCGCGGCGACCTGCACATGCACAGCAACTGGTCCGACGGCGGCAGCTCGATCGAGGCGATGGCCCAGACCGCGATCGATCTGGGTCACGAGTACGCCGTACTCACCGACCATTCGCCGCGACTGCAGGTCGCCAACGGACTGTCAGCGGAGCGCCTCACCGAGCAGCTGGAGATCATCGAGCTGATGAACTCGATGTTCGAGGACTTCCGGCTCCTCAAGGGGATCGAGGTCGACATCCTCGATGACGGGGCACTCGATCAGACGCCGGAGATGCTCGATCGCCTGGACGTGGTCGTGGCGAGCGTGCACTCCAAGCTGCGCATGCCCTCACGCGAGATGACCGCGCGGATGCTGGAAGCGGTGCGCACTCCACGGGTCAACGTCCTCGGGCACTGCACAGGGAGACTGATTCGCGGCGGACGCGGCAAGCGTCCACCGTCGGAGTTCGACGCCGAGGCGGTGTTTGGCGCATGCGCCGAGAACGACGTCGCGGTCGAGATCAACTCGCGCCTCGAACGTGAAGACCCGCCGGACGACCTCATCGCTCTGGCGCTGGATGCCGGTTGTCTTTTCTCGATCGACTCTGATGCTCACGCACCCGGGCAGCTGGAGTTCAAGGCCTACGGCGCGGCGCGCGCCGAGCGCCTCGGCGTACCGCCCGAGCGCATCGTCAACACCTGGCCGGTGGACGACCTCCTCAGCTGGGCCAACGTGTGA
- a CDS encoding RidA family protein: protein MELIAHNPSDGPSLGSYSQSVEVRGAARTLYISGQVPEDSHGAVPDGFKEQCRPALTVIITGIYSSKWLLEIEAIAAD, encoded by the coding sequence ATGGAGCTGATCGCGCATAACCCATCCGACGGGCCGTCACTGGGCAGCTACAGCCAGTCGGTCGAGGTCCGCGGCGCCGCGCGCACGCTTTACATCAGCGGCCAGGTGCCTGAAGACTCGCACGGTGCCGTCCCTGACGGGTTCAAAGAGCAGTGCAGACCCGCCTTGACGGTCATCATCACCGGCATCTACAGCTCGAAGTGGCTGCTGGAGATCGAGGCCATCGCCGCCGACTGA
- a CDS encoding DinB family protein: protein MPIAPDTKDWTWVIDKPCPECGFDPSTLTRENLVPRLTSALEAWPAVLARDDVGVRPNPETWSAGEYAAHIADVCDVMAQRIELILREDDPEFANWDQDKAAADGDYPNRDPQQTATALPTAAARLTEGFGQVADEQWDRTGRRSNGSRFTAYTLGVYALHDIEHHLWDVRVDR from the coding sequence ATGCCGATCGCACCGGATACCAAGGACTGGACCTGGGTCATCGACAAGCCCTGCCCGGAGTGTGGGTTTGACCCGTCGACACTGACCCGCGAAAACCTCGTTCCGCGGCTGACCTCCGCACTCGAGGCATGGCCGGCGGTGCTCGCTCGCGACGATGTCGGCGTACGTCCCAATCCCGAGACATGGTCGGCCGGCGAGTACGCCGCGCATATCGCCGATGTCTGCGATGTCATGGCCCAGCGGATCGAGCTCATCCTTCGCGAGGACGATCCGGAGTTTGCAAACTGGGATCAGGACAAGGCTGCCGCCGACGGCGACTATCCCAACCGCGACCCGCAGCAGACCGCCACCGCGTTGCCGACGGCCGCAGCGCGGTTAACCGAGGGGTTCGGGCAGGTTGCAGACGAGCAGTGGGATCGCACCGGCCGTCGGTCGAACGGATCGCGCTTCACCGCATACACGCTCGGGGTCTACGCGCTGCACGATATCGAACATCATCTATGGGACGTCCGAGTAGATCGATAG
- a CDS encoding LacI family DNA-binding transcriptional regulator produces MTERPTIKDVARLAGVSIATASRALSGTRPVQPAYRERVTAAAAELDYNPNLTARALRSAKTGAIGMVIPMIDNPFFPSLVSAIESLLETNGYTLLLCSSQENIELEAQRLRALTDRQVDGLLISAASQTDSVEAVARTAELVPLVQLDQRAPGVASPFVGIDDSAGMRSIVEHLASRGSRRTAYLGASDENWSGMRRRDGFVRWTAESDPSARERIRLGSFTREFGRSGALELLRADREIDALVCANDLIALGALDAAHELGLSVPGDVAVTGYDDIIVATASNPTLTTVAQPVADIARIAVETLWDTIGRGANPTADARPTGADPDGSAGADRGEPAGADPGDPVAAVSDEPTVEVAGTLVVRESA; encoded by the coding sequence ATGACCGAGCGGCCGACGATCAAGGATGTCGCTCGCCTGGCCGGTGTCTCGATCGCGACCGCCTCCCGAGCGCTGTCGGGGACGCGACCAGTGCAACCGGCGTACCGCGAGCGCGTGACCGCTGCCGCTGCCGAGCTGGACTACAACCCGAACCTGACCGCCCGCGCGCTGCGCAGCGCCAAGACGGGTGCGATCGGCATGGTGATCCCGATGATCGACAACCCGTTCTTCCCGTCGCTGGTCAGCGCTATCGAGTCGCTGCTTGAGACCAACGGCTACACGCTGCTGCTGTGCAGCTCGCAGGAAAACATCGAACTCGAGGCGCAGCGCCTTCGCGCGCTCACCGACCGACAGGTCGACGGACTGCTGATCAGTGCGGCTTCGCAGACCGACAGCGTCGAGGCGGTGGCGAGGACCGCCGAACTGGTGCCTCTCGTGCAGCTGGACCAGCGGGCGCCGGGAGTTGCGAGCCCGTTCGTCGGGATCGATGACTCCGCGGGAATGCGCAGCATCGTCGAGCACCTCGCTAGCCGCGGAAGCCGGCGTACGGCGTACCTCGGCGCCAGCGACGAAAACTGGTCGGGAATGCGCCGCCGTGACGGTTTTGTGCGATGGACCGCCGAGTCTGACCCCTCGGCGCGCGAGCGCATCCGGCTCGGGTCGTTTACCCGGGAGTTCGGGCGCAGCGGTGCCCTCGAGTTGCTTCGCGCCGACCGAGAAATCGACGCTCTCGTGTGCGCAAACGACCTCATCGCGCTCGGTGCCCTCGACGCCGCCCACGAGCTCGGGCTGTCGGTGCCAGGCGATGTCGCGGTCACCGGGTACGACGACATCATCGTGGCAACCGCCAGCAATCCGACGCTGACCACGGTCGCGCAGCCGGTCGCGGACATCGCTCGGATCGCCGTCGAGACCCTCTGGGACACGATCGGCCGCGGCGCGAACCCGACGGCCGACGCGCGGCCTACCGGTGCTGATCCAGACGGATCTGCCGGAGCCGACCGGGGCGAACCCGCCGGAGCCGACCCGGGCGATCCTGTCGCAGCAGTCTCAGACGAACCGACCGTCGAGGTCGCAGGAACGCTCGTCGTACGCGAAAGCGCTTAG
- a CDS encoding antibiotic biosynthesis monooxygenase family protein, with protein sequence MELTPTFDAPYTAVIFSSLRTEGDRGYDAVSARMETLAAQQPGYLGVESARDEATGFGITVSYWRDHASAAAWKQVTEHERAQANGKRLWYSDYVVRIATVDRDYRNDRPNA encoded by the coding sequence ATGGAGTTGACACCGACTTTCGACGCGCCGTACACCGCGGTCATCTTCTCCTCGCTGCGCACCGAAGGCGACCGGGGGTACGACGCCGTATCAGCGCGCATGGAGACGCTTGCCGCCCAGCAGCCTGGCTATCTGGGCGTGGAATCGGCCCGCGATGAGGCCACAGGTTTCGGCATCACGGTCAGCTACTGGCGTGATCACGCCAGCGCTGCTGCCTGGAAGCAGGTCACTGAGCACGAGCGGGCACAGGCCAACGGCAAGCGGCTGTGGTATTCCGACTACGTCGTGCGCATCGCGACGGTCGATCGCGACTACCGCAACGATCGGCCGAATGCATAA